The following coding sequences lie in one Miscanthus floridulus cultivar M001 chromosome 9, ASM1932011v1, whole genome shotgun sequence genomic window:
- the LOC136481739 gene encoding glutathione S-transferase zeta class-like: protein MASDDSSNVPLQELTGAAAATAAVVPPVKSPKLKLYSFWRSSCSQRVRIALNLKGLEYEYKPVNLLANEQSDPEFERLNPIKYVPALVDGETIVADSFAILLYLEDKYPQYPLLPQDPKKRALNIQIASIVGSSIQPLQNYPVWNFIEEKLDSNEAIKWTQHHINRGFTALEKLLKGCSTKYATGNEIQLADVFLEPQIYGGIKRFGIDMSVYPVLARLHEAFLEHPSFLAALPEKQPDAPSL, encoded by the exons ATGGCGTCCGATGATTCATCCAACGTGCCACTACAG GAGCTCACCGGAGCGGCAGCCGCGACGGCGGCAGTGGTGCCGCCGGTGAAGAGCCCCAAGCTGAAGCTCTACTCGTTCTGGCGAAGCTCATGCTCGCAGCGCGTCCGCATAGCCCTTAATCTCAAAG GACTGGAGTACGAGTATAAGCCGGTGAATCTCCTCGCAAACGAGCAGTCAGATCCAG AGTTTGAGAGACTGAACCCAATCAAGTATGTTCCGGCATTGGTCGATGGCGAAACGATTGTCGCAGATTCGTTTGCAATCTTGCTG TACCTAGAGGACAAGTACCCCCAGTATCCTCTGCTACCACAGGACCCCAAAAAGAGAGCACTGAATATCCAG ATTGCAAGCATCGTGGGTTCAAGCATCCAGCCACTACAAAACTATCCTGTCTGG AATTTCATCGAGGAGAAGTTAGACTCCAACGAAGCAATTAAGTGGACACAGCATCACATCAATAGGGGCTTCACAG CTCTTGAGAAGTTGTTGAAAGGATGCAGCACCAAATATGCCACAGGAAACGAAATCCAGCTG GCAGATGTATTTCTGGAACCACAGATATACGGTGGAATTAAGCGCTTTGGAATTGATATG TCAGTTTACCCTGTCCTGGCGAGGCTCCATGAAGCGTTCCTGGAACATCCTTCCTTCTTGGCTGCATTGCCAGAGAAGCAACCAGATGCACCTTCCCTCTGA